The following proteins are co-located in the Streptomyces sp. NBC_01198 genome:
- a CDS encoding glycoside hydrolase domain-containing protein — translation MRKRLLFVASAALTALGASGLGGGPAQAAAPALTRQVSYADYVFTVPASWQVVDLGESPRSCVRFDQHTVYLGHPGASQDCPSDLIGRTESLLVEPAVNPASQQGTTADLIGHEYDVRAADLTVTATYDTDADLVQNILSDAGLPMSPPQGKQAQHPLAAAALPATVTNYTGKGFDACAAPSAGAMNAWNASSPYGAVGIYIGGSQRACAQPNLTAAWVTQQASAGWRFVPLYVGLQASDITSSTAQGTSAADDAVSHAGALGLSPGSTLYYDMEAYSSSYSATVLSFESAWTKELHAKGYRSAIYSSSSSGIQDLVNHYTGYAMPDAIFDALWNGAANTTDPVVPAADWGKHQRVHQYSGGTLETWGGTSINIDRDYLDVQFTTDTAAHGRVWDRSRASGGAWAANATLIDDNDGINFVAAGSLPNGTEHVETLINGDIWDRTRNADGTWSGGTKIDDQGAIVDVAGAGLPNGTYHVLSLVNGEVWDRTRNAGGTWSGGTEVDAQGSITDVAAAALPNGDLYVAMVVNGEIWVRHRTGSTGAWSGSTEIDAQGAIADVALAALPNGTLHVLSMVNGEVWDRTRNTDGTWSGGTKVDGGGPVTQISATGLPNGEVHVATVAGGQVWDRARSAAGTWSASATKVDANGQIFATYLTALPDGSLHLGTNA, via the coding sequence ATGAGGAAGAGACTGTTATTCGTTGCTTCGGCGGCTCTGACGGCTCTCGGCGCTTCCGGCCTCGGCGGTGGCCCGGCTCAGGCTGCGGCGCCGGCACTGACGCGGCAAGTCAGTTATGCCGACTACGTTTTCACCGTGCCGGCATCGTGGCAGGTGGTGGACTTGGGGGAGAGTCCCCGGTCTTGTGTGCGGTTCGATCAGCACACGGTGTATCTGGGGCACCCCGGCGCCAGCCAGGACTGCCCGAGCGACCTCATCGGCAGGACCGAGTCGCTTCTCGTCGAACCGGCAGTGAACCCGGCGTCCCAGCAGGGAACGACAGCCGATCTGATCGGGCACGAGTACGACGTCAGGGCAGCCGATCTCACCGTTACCGCAACTTACGACACCGACGCGGACCTGGTGCAGAACATCCTGTCGGATGCCGGGCTCCCGATGAGCCCGCCGCAGGGGAAGCAGGCGCAACACCCCCTGGCCGCGGCAGCGTTGCCGGCGACGGTGACCAACTACACGGGCAAGGGCTTCGACGCCTGCGCGGCGCCTTCCGCCGGAGCCATGAACGCGTGGAACGCGAGCTCACCGTACGGCGCCGTCGGCATCTACATCGGCGGTTCGCAGCGGGCCTGTGCGCAGCCGAACCTGACGGCCGCTTGGGTGACGCAACAGGCCAGTGCCGGCTGGCGGTTCGTGCCGCTGTACGTCGGCCTGCAGGCTTCTGACATCACCTCGTCCACCGCCCAGGGCACCAGCGCGGCGGACGACGCGGTCAGCCATGCGGGTGCGCTGGGGCTGAGCCCCGGATCGACGCTGTACTACGACATGGAGGCCTACTCCAGCAGTTACTCGGCCACGGTGCTGTCGTTCGAGTCCGCCTGGACGAAGGAACTGCACGCCAAGGGATACCGCTCGGCGATCTACAGCAGCAGCAGCTCGGGGATCCAGGACCTGGTCAACCACTACACGGGCTACGCCATGCCGGACGCGATCTTCGACGCGCTGTGGAACGGCGCCGCGAACACCACCGACCCGGTGGTGCCGGCCGCCGACTGGGGCAAGCACCAGCGCGTGCACCAATACTCGGGTGGCACTCTCGAGACCTGGGGCGGCACCTCGATCAACATCGACCGGGACTACCTCGACGTCCAGTTCACAACGGATACCGCTGCTCATGGGCGGGTGTGGGATCGGTCGCGTGCTTCGGGTGGTGCGTGGGCGGCGAATGCGACGTTGATCGATGACAACGACGGGATCAACTTCGTTGCGGCGGGTTCGCTTCCGAACGGGACGGAGCATGTGGAGACGTTGATCAACGGTGATATCTGGGACCGGACGCGGAATGCGGACGGGACGTGGTCGGGTGGTACGAAGATCGATGATCAGGGGGCGATCGTGGATGTCGCGGGGGCGGGTTTGCCCAACGGGACGTATCACGTGCTGTCGCTGGTCAACGGCGAGGTGTGGGATCGCACCCGTAACGCCGGCGGGACGTGGTCGGGTGGTACGGAGGTCGATGCTCAGGGTTCGATCACCGATGTGGCGGCTGCTGCGCTGCCGAACGGGGACCTCTATGTCGCCATGGTCGTCAACGGTGAGATCTGGGTCCGGCACCGTACCGGGAGCACCGGTGCGTGGAGTGGTTCGACGGAGATCGACGCTCAAGGTGCCATTGCTGACGTGGCGTTGGCGGCTCTTCCGAACGGGACGCTCCATGTTCTGTCGATGGTGAACGGCGAGGTGTGGGACCGCACGCGTAACACTGACGGGACCTGGTCCGGTGGTACGAAGGTCGACGGTGGTGGTCCGGTCACGCAGATCTCGGCGACCGGGCTGCCCAACGGTGAGGTCCATGTCGCGACCGTTGCGGGGGGTCAGGTCTGGGACCGGGCCCGGAGCGCGGCCGGCACCTGGAGCGCCAGCGCGACCAAGGTCGACGCCAACGGCCAGATCTTCGCCACCTACCTCACCGCACTCCCCGACGGATCCCTCCACCTCGGCACCAACGCCTGA
- a CDS encoding Rieske 2Fe-2S domain-containing protein, which yields MRVTGLGHAGLFIESVAGSVLCDPWVNPAFFGSWFPFPDNSDLDWAQYGQTADYLYISHLHRDHFDAENLRRNVRKDVTVLLPAFATNELERELNALGFTNFLRTHSDVPIERDGLRIMITALTGPGDGPIGDSALLLDDGTATLLNQNDAHPLDIPAIRRFGEIDAHFLQFSGAIWWPMVYQLPDSAKKEFAARKRRGQFDRALRYIDAVEAAHVFPTSGPPCFLDEELFEFNGTGRDGESIFTDQREFLEQLAQERPGTSAHLILPGTVAEPERTACKLTHRHTPEEIDHLFGDKREYLRSYARRQQPALDAERASRAPALPPEELLAALKEWWEPLLVRADRICAGVGGTVRLDVDDTPIVIDFPAREVRLWDGERGERCRYTLSTSGDLVATNIARREIDWSNSLLLSLRFTASRVGPYNEFVYVFFKCLSPERIDYVENYYDACDDDGEDILIDGWQVQRRCPHLGADLSRFAVVKGDELTCTLHGWRYDMTTGRCLTADDHDIRATPLR from the coding sequence ATGCGGGTAACAGGGCTTGGGCACGCGGGGTTGTTCATCGAGAGCGTCGCGGGATCGGTGCTGTGCGATCCGTGGGTCAATCCGGCCTTCTTCGGTTCCTGGTTCCCGTTCCCGGACAACTCGGATCTGGACTGGGCGCAGTACGGGCAGACGGCGGACTACCTGTACATCTCGCACCTGCATCGAGACCACTTCGATGCGGAGAACCTGCGCCGGAACGTGCGCAAGGACGTCACCGTCCTCCTGCCGGCATTCGCCACCAATGAGCTGGAGCGTGAGCTGAACGCGCTCGGGTTCACGAATTTCCTGCGCACTCACAGTGACGTACCGATCGAGCGCGATGGATTGCGCATCATGATCACCGCGCTGACGGGACCCGGCGACGGGCCCATCGGCGACTCCGCGCTGCTGCTGGACGACGGCACGGCGACGCTGTTGAACCAGAACGACGCGCACCCGCTGGACATTCCGGCGATCAGGAGGTTCGGTGAGATCGACGCGCACTTCCTGCAGTTCTCCGGCGCCATCTGGTGGCCGATGGTCTATCAACTGCCGGACAGCGCGAAGAAGGAGTTCGCCGCCCGCAAGCGCCGGGGACAGTTCGACCGCGCGCTGCGCTACATCGACGCGGTCGAGGCGGCGCACGTCTTCCCCACCTCAGGCCCGCCGTGCTTCCTTGACGAGGAACTGTTCGAGTTCAACGGCACTGGCCGGGACGGTGAAAGCATCTTCACCGACCAACGAGAGTTCCTGGAACAGCTTGCCCAGGAACGGCCCGGCACATCGGCGCACCTGATCCTGCCGGGAACCGTCGCCGAACCGGAGCGGACCGCGTGCAAACTCACCCATCGCCACACCCCCGAAGAGATCGACCACCTCTTCGGTGACAAGCGCGAGTACCTGCGCAGCTACGCCCGCAGGCAGCAGCCCGCGCTGGACGCCGAGCGTGCTTCCCGGGCGCCGGCGCTGCCGCCCGAGGAGTTGCTGGCAGCGCTGAAGGAGTGGTGGGAGCCGCTGCTCGTACGCGCGGACCGGATCTGCGCCGGAGTGGGTGGCACGGTGCGCCTTGATGTGGACGACACCCCGATCGTGATCGACTTCCCGGCGCGGGAGGTCCGCCTGTGGGACGGTGAGCGCGGTGAGCGCTGCCGCTACACGCTGTCGACCTCGGGCGACCTGGTGGCCACCAACATCGCGAGGCGCGAGATCGACTGGTCGAACAGCCTGTTGCTGTCGCTGCGGTTCACCGCCAGCAGGGTCGGACCCTACAACGAGTTCGTGTACGTGTTCTTCAAGTGTCTGTCGCCCGAGCGAATCGACTACGTGGAGAACTACTACGACGCCTGTGACGACGACGGCGAGGACATCCTGATCGACGGCTGGCAGGTACAACGTCGCTGCCCGCACCTGGGCGCCGACCTCAGCCGGTTCGCAGTGGTGAAGGGCGACGAACTCACCTGCACGCTGCACGGCTGGCGCTACGACATGACCACTGGCCGCTGCCTGACCGCGGACGACCACGACATCCGCGCCACACCACTCCGCTGA
- a CDS encoding M1 family metallopeptidase produces MGIAVAVLATSLALTAEGPAVAAGTDGHGAPGQGDPYFPLAGNGGYTTAHYDLDLAYDPASRRLDATEALTARATQPLTRFDLDLSGLTVRSVRVNGRTARWTRAGQELVITPRKSLRKGESFRVDLSYGGVPETVTDPDGSPDGWIPTDDGAFVAGEPQGAMSWFAADNEPVDKASYTFAITVPAGYTAVANGVLTSQRTTRGKTTFRWRQAEPMASYLATATVGKFNVQRYTTASGIPVYNAVDPREAADAAPALAQIPAVLDWESNLFGRYPFSAAGAIVDHAPDVGYALETQTRPIYDRAPDVGTLVHETAHQWFGDSVSLTNWQDIWLNEGFATYAEWLWEEQHGGQSAQATFDSCYARPATSSLWAFPTGDPGDGANIFASPVYTRGAMTLQKLRTAVGDAHFFSILKTWAGSHRYGNGTTAQFIALSEKISGRKLGDLFHTWLYTAGKPAQP; encoded by the coding sequence CTGGGCATCGCCGTGGCGGTCCTCGCGACCTCCCTGGCCCTGACGGCCGAGGGCCCCGCCGTGGCCGCGGGCACGGACGGCCACGGCGCACCGGGTCAGGGCGACCCGTACTTCCCGCTCGCCGGGAACGGCGGCTACACCACCGCGCACTACGATCTGGACCTCGCCTACGACCCGGCCAGCCGGCGGCTGGACGCCACCGAAGCCCTCACCGCCCGCGCCACGCAGCCGCTGACCAGGTTCGACCTCGACCTGTCCGGGCTGACGGTGCGCAGCGTACGGGTGAACGGGCGGACGGCCCGGTGGACGCGTGCGGGACAGGAACTCGTCATCACCCCCCGCAAGTCGCTCCGGAAGGGCGAGAGCTTCCGCGTCGACCTCTCCTACGGCGGCGTACCCGAGACCGTCACCGACCCGGACGGCTCCCCGGACGGCTGGATACCCACCGACGACGGGGCCTTCGTCGCGGGTGAGCCGCAGGGCGCCATGTCCTGGTTCGCCGCTGACAACGAGCCGGTGGACAAGGCGTCGTACACCTTCGCGATCACCGTGCCGGCCGGATACACCGCGGTCGCCAACGGCGTGCTGACGTCGCAGCGGACCACGCGGGGCAAGACCACCTTCCGCTGGCGGCAGGCCGAGCCGATGGCCTCCTATCTCGCCACCGCCACGGTGGGGAAGTTCAATGTGCAGCGGTACACCACCGCCTCGGGCATCCCCGTCTACAACGCGGTGGATCCGCGCGAGGCGGCCGACGCCGCCCCGGCACTGGCCCAGATCCCGGCGGTCCTCGACTGGGAGAGCAACCTCTTCGGCCGGTACCCCTTCTCGGCGGCCGGCGCGATCGTCGACCATGCGCCGGACGTCGGCTACGCGCTGGAGACGCAGACCCGCCCGATCTACGACCGGGCGCCGGACGTCGGCACCCTCGTCCACGAGACCGCGCACCAGTGGTTCGGCGACTCCGTGAGCCTGACCAACTGGCAGGACATCTGGCTCAACGAGGGCTTCGCCACCTACGCCGAGTGGCTCTGGGAGGAGCAGCACGGCGGGCAGAGCGCCCAGGCCACCTTCGACAGTTGTTACGCCCGACCGGCCACCAGCAGCCTGTGGGCCTTTCCGACCGGCGACCCCGGCGACGGGGCGAACATCTTCGCCTCACCCGTCTACACCCGTGGCGCGATGACCCTGCAGAAGTTGCGTACGGCGGTCGGCGACGCCCACTTCTTCAGCATCCTCAAGACCTGGGCCGGCAGCCACCGCTACGGCAACGGAACCACGGCTCAGTTCATCGCACTCAGCGAGAAGATATCCGGCAGGAAGCTCGGCGACCTCTTCCACACCTGGCTCTACACCGCGGGCAAGCCCGCCCAGCCGTAG
- a CDS encoding IS5 family transposase (programmed frameshift), which translates to MVGPGVPSSDAQWGRIEPLLPDRTPRRGGRWRDHREVIDAIVFKFQTGSQWVHLPEKYGNWRGVYNRLRMWAVDGTWERVFTALMARADADEDLTWAVSVDSTIVRAHQHAAGARRKGAPAGEPHDHAIGRSRGGLTKKIHLAADDRCRPMAFVLTPGQAGDAPAFTQVMARLRVPRPRGRPRTRPDVVLADKAYSSRAIRDHPRRRGIRAVIPIPADQRGHRLRRRSRGGRPPALDRDAYKQLNTVEPCINRLKQWRGLATRYDKTATIYLAGIFIWSAR; encoded by the exons ATCGTTGGTCCGGGTGTGCCGTCAAGCGACGCGCAGTGGGGGCGGATCGAGCCGTTGTTGCCGGACCGGACGCCTCGGCGGGGTGGGCGTTGGCGGGATCACCGTGAGGTGATCGACGCGATCGTCTTCAAGTTCCAGACGGGGTCTCAGTGGGTCCATCTGCCGGAGAAGTACGGCAACTGGCGCGGGGTCTACAACCGGCTGCGGATGTGGGCGGTGGACGGCACCTGGGAGCGGGTCTTCACCGCGCTGATGGCCCGGGCCGATGCCGATGAGGACCTGACCTGGGCGGTCTCGGTGGACTCCACGATCGTGCGCGCGCACCAGCACGCCGCCGGGGCCCGTAGA AAGGGGGCTCCGGCCGGCGAGCCGCACGACCATGCCATCGGCCGGTCCCGCGGCGGACTGACCAAGAAGATCCACCTCGCCGCCGACGACCGTTGCCGGCCCATGGCCTTCGTCCTGACCCCGGGGCAGGCCGGCGACGCACCTGCGTTCACCCAGGTCATGGCCCGCCTGCGCGTCCCCCGCCCGCGCGGGCGGCCCCGCACCCGGCCCGACGTTGTCCTGGCCGACAAGGCGTACTCTTCCCGCGCCATCCGCGACCACCCGCGCAGACGCGGCATCCGGGCAGTCATCCCCATTCCGGCCGACCAGCGCGGCCACCGACTCCGCCGCCGCAGCCGCGGCGGCAGACCGCCCGCCCTCGACCGCGATGCCTACAAACAGCTCAACACCGTCGAACCGTGCATCAACCGCTTGAAGCAGTGGCGCGGCCTGGCCACTCGCTACGACAAGACCGCGACCATCTACCTCGCCGGCATCTTCATCTGGTCCGCCCGATGA
- a CDS encoding histidine phosphatase family protein — MGELVLIRHGETAWSRTGQYAGRTDVPLTEAGEDVARALALRLAEREFGAVYVSPLTRAVRTAELAGLSGAEPDTDLIEWDYGRYEGLTADQVQDLKPGWELWRDGVDAGEDLGHVTMRVDAFLGRVRPLLDMGDVAVVAHGHLSRILTARWLGLDASAARQFGHPHPGTINTLGYEHRMPVVLGWNVP, encoded by the coding sequence ATGGGCGAATTGGTGTTGATCAGGCACGGCGAGACCGCATGGAGCCGGACCGGCCAGTATGCCGGCCGCACCGACGTGCCGCTGACCGAGGCGGGGGAGGACGTGGCGCGTGCGCTCGCACTTCGACTGGCCGAACGGGAGTTCGGCGCCGTCTACGTCAGTCCGCTGACTCGCGCCGTGCGGACCGCCGAACTGGCGGGGCTGAGCGGCGCGGAGCCCGATACGGACCTGATCGAGTGGGACTACGGCCGCTACGAGGGGCTGACCGCCGATCAGGTCCAAGATCTCAAGCCCGGCTGGGAGCTGTGGCGCGACGGCGTCGACGCCGGCGAGGACCTCGGGCATGTGACGATGCGGGTCGACGCCTTCCTCGGCCGGGTCAGGCCGCTGCTGGACATGGGCGACGTGGCCGTCGTTGCGCACGGCCACCTGTCACGCATACTCACCGCGCGCTGGCTCGGGCTCGACGCGTCGGCCGCGCGGCAGTTCGGGCACCCGCATCCGGGGACGATCAACACGCTGGGTTACGAGCACAGGATGCCAGTTGTGCTCGGGTGGAACGTGCCGTAA
- a CDS encoding SMI1/KNR4 family protein — translation MVDQSLTLSSVCDFAIWEPVLRLMLADDTERRAGRAARVAGRIGQSGHSIVHRGSMSSTARTAVENIQRALARGGVVQEIAFRAEARPDGRTTLGLVWPSPAVEPIYGYPDLGPLILADNSIPAPWLRRPDPVPGAVPAPSADPQLLEWTLRERLPDAVGATEEEIAAAEARLGVTLSDELKVLYRVAGGDWGHDFETAMRIDKAVGCEISGVEHLFSIEAAPRCPGWNLGATDAICTLPDAAVQGLGGSPGWICFGTNGGDVFAVDLTPGPRGHFGQIILVNHGESLGAELVADSLTDFVLGRVKEERRDRRGDELPAVARVGTGRLETIQAAAHPALEVLSLNACDGAPFNLAPLAGLPHLRTLTAMPGTLADPLEVAGLTTLEFLALGVQEWRVLLNARAVPRTLKAAAVKVQHQDHLPVVAIANEILALGDRPQIVQTLLEGDLGPAA, via the coding sequence ATGGTTGATCAGAGCCTCACCTTGTCATCGGTGTGCGATTTCGCGATCTGGGAGCCCGTGCTCCGGCTCATGCTGGCGGACGACACAGAGCGGCGTGCAGGCCGGGCGGCCCGTGTGGCAGGACGCATCGGTCAATCCGGACACAGCATTGTGCATCGGGGATCCATGTCGTCGACAGCGCGGACCGCGGTGGAGAACATACAAAGGGCGCTCGCGCGTGGCGGTGTGGTCCAGGAGATCGCATTCAGGGCGGAGGCCCGACCGGACGGACGGACCACGCTCGGCCTGGTCTGGCCGAGCCCGGCTGTGGAACCGATCTACGGCTACCCGGACCTGGGGCCGCTCATCCTGGCCGACAACTCCATTCCCGCACCCTGGCTCCGCCGCCCCGATCCGGTGCCCGGGGCGGTACCGGCACCATCGGCGGATCCGCAGTTGCTGGAGTGGACGCTCCGCGAACGGTTGCCCGACGCCGTCGGCGCGACGGAAGAGGAGATCGCTGCCGCCGAGGCACGCCTCGGTGTCACGCTGTCCGATGAGCTCAAGGTGCTCTACCGGGTGGCAGGAGGGGACTGGGGCCACGACTTCGAAACGGCGATGCGCATCGACAAGGCGGTCGGCTGCGAGATCTCCGGCGTGGAACACCTGTTCAGCATCGAAGCGGCGCCCCGTTGCCCCGGCTGGAACCTCGGCGCGACGGATGCGATCTGTACCCTGCCCGACGCCGCGGTTCAGGGCCTGGGCGGCTCACCGGGCTGGATCTGCTTCGGCACCAACGGCGGCGACGTATTCGCAGTCGACCTGACCCCCGGCCCGCGCGGGCACTTCGGGCAGATCATCCTGGTCAATCACGGGGAGAGCCTCGGTGCCGAGCTCGTGGCCGATTCCCTCACCGATTTCGTTCTTGGCCGGGTAAAGGAGGAACGCCGTGACCGCCGCGGCGACGAGCTTCCGGCCGTGGCCAGGGTCGGCACCGGACGCCTTGAGACGATCCAGGCGGCCGCCCATCCCGCCCTGGAAGTCCTGTCCCTCAACGCCTGCGACGGCGCGCCGTTCAACCTCGCGCCTCTCGCCGGGCTCCCCCACCTGCGCACTCTCACCGCCATGCCCGGCACACTGGCCGACCCCCTGGAGGTCGCCGGGCTCACCACACTGGAGTTCCTGGCCCTCGGCGTGCAGGAATGGCGTGTCCTCCTGAACGCCAGAGCCGTCCCGCGCACTCTGAAAGCCGCAGCCGTCAAGGTCCAGCACCAGGACCACCTGCCCGTCGTGGCCATCGCCAACGAGATCCTGGCCCTTGGGGACCGGCCCCAGATCGTACAAACGCTCCTTGAGGGAGACCTAGGGCCCGCGGCCTGA
- a CDS encoding MauE/DoxX family redox-associated membrane protein: MEFVAMSCRILLLVVFTVAVVSKVRSAESFGGFVRSVRGFAALSPSQGRVVARAVIGAEAVVIVLLLLTGPRVTVGFALAGSVLAVFSLAIGASLRRGARVPCRCFGASTSSSGALGLVRNGFLIAVAVTGAVGTHHGLPPASGAVAAAGTGLVLGVVVTVLDDIAESLRDSFPVAVRKGQK; encoded by the coding sequence ATGGAATTCGTCGCAATGTCCTGCCGGATCCTGCTTCTGGTCGTCTTCACCGTCGCGGTGGTGAGCAAAGTCCGCAGTGCGGAGTCCTTCGGAGGGTTCGTGCGATCCGTCCGGGGCTTCGCTGCGCTGTCTCCGAGCCAGGGACGTGTCGTGGCCCGCGCGGTGATCGGGGCGGAGGCGGTGGTGATCGTCCTCCTGTTGCTCACGGGACCCCGGGTGACCGTGGGGTTCGCACTGGCGGGGAGCGTACTCGCAGTGTTCAGCCTCGCGATCGGAGCCTCGCTCCGGCGCGGTGCGCGGGTGCCTTGCCGGTGTTTCGGGGCCTCCACGAGCAGCTCAGGTGCCCTCGGACTCGTCCGCAACGGCTTCTTGATCGCCGTGGCGGTGACCGGCGCCGTCGGGACACACCACGGCCTGCCACCAGCATCCGGTGCCGTCGCCGCTGCCGGCACCGGCCTGGTCCTGGGCGTCGTGGTGACCGTCCTTGACGACATCGCCGAATCATTGCGCGACTCCTTCCCCGTCGCCGTACGGAAAGGGCAGAAGTGA
- a CDS encoding TlpA family protein disulfide reductase: MAYLIVVVVLVGALCLLDLLLTVGLIRRLRAQPAPRPSGDGFAEEGMLPPGAIVPAFGTRTVDGRPLLSRDLDTGTVVVFLSPGCPPCHAQLPRVVAALGAAPVSGAVAVVAGGGEGDADAQQMLKELAPVARVVHESVTGPVTEAFAARAFPVMCRVRAVGDELVVEAVGEHVLPAPIPAAR, translated from the coding sequence ATGGCTTATCTCATCGTGGTGGTCGTGCTCGTCGGCGCGCTGTGCCTGCTCGACCTCCTCCTGACGGTGGGGCTGATCAGAAGGCTGCGCGCGCAGCCGGCGCCTCGCCCGTCCGGAGACGGGTTCGCTGAAGAGGGCATGCTTCCCCCCGGCGCGATCGTCCCGGCCTTCGGGACCCGAACCGTCGACGGCCGCCCCCTGCTCAGCCGGGATCTCGACACCGGGACCGTCGTGGTGTTCCTCTCTCCCGGTTGCCCCCCGTGCCACGCGCAGCTGCCGCGAGTGGTGGCCGCGCTGGGGGCGGCTCCTGTGAGCGGGGCCGTCGCCGTCGTCGCGGGCGGAGGGGAGGGGGACGCTGACGCCCAGCAGATGCTCAAGGAGCTCGCACCGGTCGCGAGGGTGGTACACGAATCCGTCACCGGCCCCGTGACCGAGGCGTTCGCAGCGCGCGCCTTCCCCGTCATGTGCCGGGTCCGGGCCGTCGGCGACGAACTCGTGGTGGAGGCGGTGGGTGAGCACGTCCTGCCGGCGCCCATCCCCGCGGCACGGTGA
- a CDS encoding ABC transporter ATP-binding protein, with protein sequence MRGAEVSSPGLRRLLSVFRTATGLAFRAAPRQLAALTLLTVLGAVLPIASAWMVRAVLDRLARGSGIDALLVPTGMLATAGVAAAAVPHLLQYAQAQIQRAAGLHAQDSLYRAVDALTGLSRFEDPRFLDRLRLAQQAGGIMPTQAVNNALGVVRGTLTIGGFLGSLIVLSPLLATAVILSGVPVLLGELVMSRRRAAMFWAIGPVERRELFYLQLLTSTQAAKELRLLGIGGFLRGRMLTERRKANAAKQTVDRQELLIQFGLGILAATVAGLGLLWAVRAAGQGRISVGGVSLLVAALPAVQAALAGLANEIANGHQALLLFDHYVAVRDAEDDLPVSTRPRPVPRLRQGIELRDVWFRYAPEHPWVLRGVNLTIPAGTSVGLVGLNGAGKTTLVKLLCRLYDPDRGQVLWDGADLRAFRPDEMRRHIGATFQDYMEYDLTAGENIGLGNLEQLTDQDSIERAARLCGMHDVIAGLPDGYRTMLSRTFFSGDDEDDPDAGVVLSGGQWQRLALARSFLRDHADLLILDEPSSGLDAEAEHEIHLRLRERRAGRTSLLISHRLGALRDADLLVVLENGRIIEQGTHDQLTRADGAYARLFGMQAHGYRPGTPVTALDT encoded by the coding sequence GTGAGGGGAGCAGAGGTCTCGTCGCCGGGGCTGCGACGGCTGCTCAGCGTCTTCCGAACGGCGACGGGACTCGCGTTCAGGGCAGCACCCCGGCAGCTGGCAGCGCTCACGCTCCTCACTGTCCTGGGCGCGGTGCTGCCCATCGCCTCCGCGTGGATGGTGCGGGCAGTGCTGGACCGGCTGGCCCGCGGCAGCGGGATCGACGCGCTCCTGGTGCCCACCGGGATGCTTGCCACGGCGGGAGTCGCAGCTGCCGCAGTGCCGCACCTCCTCCAGTACGCCCAGGCCCAGATTCAGCGCGCGGCCGGACTGCACGCCCAGGACTCCCTCTACCGGGCGGTGGACGCCCTGACCGGCCTGAGCAGATTCGAGGACCCACGGTTCCTTGACCGCCTGCGTCTGGCCCAGCAGGCCGGGGGCATCATGCCGACCCAGGCAGTGAACAACGCACTTGGGGTCGTGCGCGGCACGCTCACCATTGGCGGATTCCTCGGATCGCTGATCGTGCTGAGCCCGCTGCTGGCCACGGCCGTGATCCTTTCCGGCGTGCCGGTACTCCTCGGTGAGCTGGTGATGAGCCGCCGCCGGGCAGCGATGTTCTGGGCCATCGGCCCCGTGGAGCGACGTGAGCTGTTCTACCTTCAGCTACTGACCAGCACGCAGGCAGCGAAGGAGCTGCGGCTGCTGGGCATCGGCGGGTTCCTGCGCGGGCGGATGCTCACCGAACGCCGTAAGGCCAACGCCGCGAAGCAGACGGTGGACCGCCAGGAACTGCTGATCCAGTTCGGCCTCGGGATACTCGCGGCGACGGTCGCCGGCCTCGGCCTGTTGTGGGCGGTCAGGGCCGCGGGCCAGGGCCGTATCAGCGTCGGCGGTGTCTCCTTGCTCGTGGCCGCGCTGCCCGCCGTGCAGGCGGCACTGGCCGGACTGGCCAACGAGATCGCCAACGGACACCAGGCGCTGCTGCTCTTCGACCACTACGTCGCCGTTCGGGACGCCGAGGACGACCTGCCGGTCAGCACCCGCCCCCGGCCGGTGCCCCGCCTGCGACAGGGCATCGAACTGCGTGACGTCTGGTTCCGCTACGCCCCGGAACACCCCTGGGTCCTGCGCGGGGTGAACCTCACCATTCCCGCGGGCACCTCGGTCGGTCTGGTGGGACTCAACGGAGCGGGAAAGACGACGCTGGTCAAGCTCCTGTGTCGCCTGTACGACCCGGACCGCGGCCAGGTCCTGTGGGACGGCGCCGACCTGCGGGCCTTCCGCCCCGACGAGATGCGGAGGCACATCGGGGCCACCTTCCAGGACTACATGGAGTACGACCTGACCGCAGGGGAGAACATCGGGCTGGGCAACCTGGAGCAGCTGACAGACCAGGACAGCATCGAGCGCGCCGCACGCCTGTGCGGGATGCACGACGTCATCGCCGGCCTGCCCGACGGCTACCGCACCATGCTGAGCCGGACCTTCTTCTCCGGGGATGACGAGGACGACCCGGATGCCGGTGTCGTCCTGTCCGGCGGGCAATGGCAACGGCTCGCCCTGGCCCGCTCGTTCCTCCGCGACCACGCCGACCTTCTGATCCTCGACGAACCCAGCTCCGGGCTGGACGCCGAGGCCGAACACGAGATCCATCTGCGCCTGCGTGAGCGCAGGGCGGGCCGTACCAGTCTGCTGATCTCGCACCGGCTCGGCGCTCTCCGTGACGCCGACCTCCTCGTGGTGCTGGAGAACGGCCGGATCATCGAACAGGGCACGCACGATCAGCTGACGAGGGCCGACGGGGCCTATGCCCGGCTGTTCGGGATGCAGGCCCACGGCTATCGGCCGGGGACACCTGTGACGGCACTCGACACCTGA